The genomic interval gacaaattttgtccatcttgtaaaaaattacaaaagcagtgttaattgattataaaaaccacataatctctttgttaacacttaataaaacttcaaaattaattatatctccattatatttttttacacttttaaaaaacttaATTCGTTAATGACCCACATGCTATTGtactatttattaatattttgaattatcttttagtttcatatttttagttctcattttcattagtcttccaaggcaacatttctaattttgtaAGTTTTTCATACaacatgtatattttatttcagccttatttcaattaatgaaagAGATTTTTAATAGATaagttttaattaacaataacaacattttGTACAGGTAATTTTTCCGATCAGCTGTGTAGTTGTTTCTGGTGTGGTGTGTAATGAGCTCTGTATAATGTCCATATTCCCTCTTTTTTCAGTATCAATTATTTTTTGAGTTCAGCGATCGTCTGGAAAGCATCATGACTAAGGCGTATATCTGGAGgtatgtattaaaaaatgtgtgatttctATATTtgaatctgaattttttttaatgttgttgccTTACTAGCCTGTCCCGAGTGTCTGTGATATTCGCGTATCTAGATACGGGTCAGGTCAGGTCCCACCTTCAGTATGTTCAAGGGATTTTTTCCCCAGTTTTATCACCCACTAGGTGATAAATAGCACACCTCTCAACAAGCTGGACAATTTGAAGCATCATTAGTGACCAAAACAGTATTGAGCAAATGCCAAGGGTTAATGTGTTCAAAATCAAATTCATATCTGTATGTATGAACATTATAGCAATGCTGGCCTTTTTTCAGAGTTGGACGCACTACTGGATATCTGCTCTTCTGTCTCCATATCAACTCCTGCCTTTACTATGTAGCATCAGAATATGAGGGGCTGGGCAGCACTAGATGGACATATGATGGAAAAGGAAATGCGTATGACctctttttttagtatttataaattaaaatacatattcagttaaattattaaatattgtatatatatatatatatatatatatataaacattgttctgataattttgtcatttttctatGCCAAGGTATCTCCGCTGTTATTATTTTGCTACCCGTACGCTGATCACTATCGGAGGTCTCCCTGAGCCTCATACACTCTTTGAGATCTGCTTCCAGCTGGTGAACTTCTTCACAGGAGTCTTTGTCTTCTCTAGCTTGATTGGACAGGTGAACAAAAAATATTGCAAAGAATATTTCAgttaacagggaacgttcttaGAActttccttaaagggttagttcacccaaaaacaaaaaaaaattctgtcattaattactcacgctcatgtcgctccacacctgtaagaccttcgttcatcttcagaacacaaattaagatatttttgacaaaatccaatgtttcagtgaggcctccattgcgagtaagataattaatactttcagatgcccagaaaggtactaaagttatttttaaaacagttcatgtgactacagtggttcaaccttaatgctatgaagcgacgagaatactttttgtgtgccaaaaaaaagcaaaatagtgactttattcaacaatatctagtgatgggcgatttcaaaacactgcttcatgaagctttacgaatcttttgttttgaatcagtggttcagagtgcgtatcaaactgccaaagtcacgccccccagtggtgaaccattgaaatttcgaaacacttatgacataacgaagcctcgtttactgaaatcacgtgactttggcagtttgatacgtgctctgaaccactgattcgaaacaaaagattcgtaaagcttcgaagcttcatgaagcagtgttttgaaatcgcccatcactagatattgttgaataaagtcgttatttttttggcgcacaaaaagtattctcgtcacttcataatattaaggttgaaccagtgtagtcacatgaactgttttaaatacatctgaaaaGTGTTAAtcatcttgctgtcaatggaggcctcactgagccatcggattttatcaaaaatatcttaatttgtgttctgaagatgaacaaaggtcttatggatgtgtaacgacatgagggtgagtaattaatgacagaattttcatttttgggtgaactatccctttaagatttggcaaggttctctcaaaattgttcttccagtaacattaatagaacatttgtttaaagttatctggtctttaataatgatGTTTGTCTACTTGTTTTAGAATTACattgaaaagtaacattcccataatgtttgcaaaattatacaatggaatattttcttaatgttcacataaccaagaaaaaacgttTTCAAAACGTTTTGAACGAACTAATGTTTTCATAAGTTAATGGGAACCTTTACATTCTAATGGGAAGCCGAACGTTCTTAGAACTTATTTTTGTTAGCGGGGATGACCCAGATTAATAACTTCACGCTACTAGAAGTTGCTTACATTGATCTAAATTTGTTTAAGCTCAGATGAGAGATGTCATTGGAGCAGCTACAGCAGGTCAGACCTACTTCCGCGCCTCGATGGACTCCTGTGTGGCGTATATGAACACCTACACCATCCCAAAGCTGGTGCAGAACAGAGTGCGCACCTGGTACAACTACACCTGGGACTCCCAGGGCATGCTGGGTAAGAGCGTACTGTACATCTTAATAGAAGAGGCCTGATAGTTCATGCAATTACCATTCATCTAAATAGATACTAATGTTTCTGGATCAGCTGCAAAAATCTCGAATGTTTCCTCAGATGAGTCTGAGCTACTGGAACAGATGCCTCTGGTGATGAGAACAGCCATCGCTGTGGACGTCAACCTCGCCACCTTCCAGAAGATCGACCTCTTCAAGGTAAGACTCATTATTGTCAGTAATGACTGCAATCATCTGTTGAGGTTCTTTACTGAAGatttgtgaaagaaaaaaaactattgctTCCTACTGCTGCTGGTGCATTTTGATGAAGTAAATCCATATTAGAAGGataaaaaagtacaaaagaaagagaaaacaagTGGGAGAGTGATTTTATTTCACGTTTTTGctgtttaaaacatatttttctagGGCTGTGACAACCAGATGCTGGTGGACATGTTATTACGTCTGAAATCCATTGTGTACCTGCCAGGAGACTTTGTTTGCAAGAAAGTGAGAACATCAGATATACTGTAATCATTTTTCATTCATGTATCTGATATTATGCTATCATGGGCAAATGTCCTCCATTGCTTCATGCAGGGTGACATTGGGAGAGAAATGTACGTTATTAAGCCGGAGAGGTGCAGGTCATCGGTGGGCCGGACAATAAGATTGTGTTTGTGACGTTGAAAGCAGGCTGTGTGTTCGGGGAGATCAGGTACTGGACAGACGACATCTATATGTTATTATGCTAATGTATAATGATTAGGTAATAGGTCAGTAAAGCAAGACAATGATACAATGTACAATGATAAAGGAAGACTGTCTAAAAACAAGTGTCTGAAAcggaaattcatttttttcagtctCTTACAGTCAGCAAAAGATGGAGGCAACAGAAGAACAGCAAATGTAGCGGCTCATGGATTCGCTAACCTCTTCGTACTGGATAAGAAGGATCTCAATGACATCCTGGTCCACTACCCCGAGTCTCAGAAGGTGCTGGCCAAGAAGGGACGGTGAGTGAACCTGGGTCACAGTCATGCGCCTTTTCTTCAAGAACAGATTTTAAATGCTATAGCTGCAATAAGGGCTGGTTCATTCTCTGCTCAGGAAACTGATGAAGGCCAAAGGTAAAACTGCTCCTGTGAAAGATGAAGGAGAAAGGAAGAAAGGATTGGCTATGTTCGGACAAAAACCTCCCACTCCGAAAATGTTACGTGCTTTTGGAGGCTTTGGGAAAGGAGGTTTACTGGAGAAACTCAGGGTATGTGATGATCTGATCAGTGTTATAATGGGGCAAACACACATAGATAACGCAGTATGTGTTTGTCAGTGGATTTGCTACAGGTTTGGATTTAGCATATGAAATTTTAAAGATTATAAAAGCAACAAATTCTCAATTTTCACACTAATAATTAAGAGATCTGATATAACAATAACGTTTCTCTTTCCTGCAGGCTCAAGCAGCAGcagaaaagaaataagaaattcatccatccatctctccatccatccatctatccatccatcccttacatcattcatccatctatccaaaatcatccatccatccatcacatcATCGCCAtttcatcatccatccatccatccatccatccatccgtctatccatTTCATCattcacccatccatccatccatttgtcAATTACATTATACATCTTCCGTTCTCTTACACCATCCATCCCTTCATCCATCTGTTCATTTTATCCATccatttcatccatccatcatccatccatttcatCCTTCATCCATTTGTcaattccatccatccatcatccatccatccgtcaattgcatctatctatctattacatccatccatccgtcaatCCGTTtcatcattcatccatccatccatccatcaatccatccattttatcattcacccatccatccatccatccatccatccattcatccatccatccatccatccattatataaatcatccatccatctatccatccattacATCATCCATCTATaacatccatcaatccatccaccatttcaccatccatccatccatccatcacatcATCACCATTTCATCATCCATTCGTCCATTTCATCattcatccatccgtctatccatTTCAACATTCACCCATCCATCCGTTCATTTCATCattcatccatttatccattcatccatttgtcAATTCCATCTATCTattacatccatccatccatccgtttcATCATTCatccgtctatccatccattaCATCATCCATCTATAACATTCATCAATCCATCCACCAtttcatcatccatccatccattacaTCATTGCCAtttcatcatccatccatccatttgtcAATTacatcattcattcatacatCCATgacatccattcattcatttcttCAGTGCATCAATCTATCCATTATTTACTTCATCCATCTATAGCATTCATCAATCCATCTGACCATTTcatcattcatccattcatccattacTTTATCAACTTTatcaatcatccatccatctctcaaTTATCTCTCTCCTCTGTTGTTTCATTCTTGGATTCAGAAATACATATATATgataaaaatgactgtatgtttttgatttaacGTTGGTTTAGTGACACTCTTTTCAACTGTAATTTTGGACATGTTACTCAACCAGATCAACACTTTAAGCAGTGTCATGGTGGATGGGCCTTTATACACTGTAAATACATcatgtttttcataaaaaaataaaaatattgctaacactttacattaaggttcccttcgtaaagggtttataaaggtgtttgttaatgacTAATAACTCATTTACAAATGGATTTTAAGTTGTTCATAAGCAGATTAATTAACATATTGCTGCAGTAATCAAAATTCTTATTTAGCCTATCTCAGCCCAgttattaacacattttaaactctGTTTCATCACATTCTAGGGTTACTATTATACATTAAAACCCTTATACACCTCTCATAGGAATACtgagataaaagacaaaaagaaaaaaagaaaatacaaccATCAACgtatttcaaaaatgttactttattgtaacatatataataatattgttatattagtGCAACCAGTATTTAAAACATCAatactgtaatttatttgtaacatttgaacttttaatattaaaatattcactGTAACTTTGTCATTGCTACATTTTAGTGCAGCCTTCCCTAACAACTGCAattgaataattcattcagTATTATCCCACTGGTCACTATTGTTGACTTCGACATGTCAACTCATTCAATGACCACACTCAAGAAAACTGAATAATTGTGAATACGTATATTAATACTACACACCTTAAAGATAATGTGTACCAAAAATCTTTGTCATAtctttatgttaaaatactttaataacCTTTTGTTTTGGAGCTTTGATGCAGCCATCATCTTCTGATGGTGCAAACAAGAATTAAACTGCTCTGGTCATGTGACAATTTGCACTAACCATGTGAAACTgcacatattttgttttttccataTTTGCAGGAAATGCACTAAAACACCAGTCAGTAACATTTTTAGAGCTTTACAAATTAAAACTTTCTTTACGGTCACTATTGTGACCAGTgggaataaatggttcacaggacttcactttacattaaggttcacgttcacaggttattaatgtttataaaatcagtttttatacattCCTCTGAATAGGCATCATGACCTTTTTGCAGAGTATCATGGGTAATGCACAGAGTCTGATGAGCAACAGTGAGAAAAGTGACATGTCATGAGATATTATTGAGAAAACCACAAATAAATCACCCTTCAGTCTCACCATAACAGTATATTTTTGCTGCATCATAAAATAACCAGGAATCTGGTTCTGAGTAAAATAtgtgtgaataaatacatttattaagcatttataacataATTTGGCACATATTACATTAAAGTCACCCCTTTTATataatgcagttataactgcttATCAACGACTTATTTGTAAATAAGTTATTaatcattaacaaacaccttcataaaccctttacaaagggaaccttaatgtaaagttttaacaaaatatttaatatatactgttttattctgtcatctttattctttgcaaaaaattaaacaatggTGCTTTTCAGAGTTTTATTTACTCTCTAAAAGTGttggctcaaaaaaaaaaaaaaaattaactcaaagaaattgatgcaaactgttgcgttatgacaactttgagcAAATTTACGTTCAACCAACAATCTACATTGAGTTAGTGGAacttaatttgtagcataaacacaaactAGAAATCCACTTCTTAATTTTttgaagttatcaagacaatttaaGTACATTACaacaacttaatttttttaaaaaggaaattaacacaaatttgagtttaaattacagacaatattaagttgatgtaatgaacattattatgtcaacagaactcaacaaaataatgtttgcaacttaaaaggtttgattaaaacaataaattagaatttttaacttgcaaccacgcatttaagttgtggtaacaggtcccctgaattactttttagagtgaGAGCAAGACATGCTACAGGCCCACAGGTGCGAGACGCATACATCAGCACTTCTACACATACATCACACTTCTACAGCGCTGATGTACACTATAAAGATGACTTATACAATGCCAATACAAAGATATCTGATGGAAAACATAGCTGCCATGGTTGGTTGTTATATATAATGCGCACAACAATAGAGAGTCCAAAGAAACACTTTattataaagcaaaacaaacatgaaGGAGAAAACACAGGGAACCAACCACTTTACATGAAGTAACACGGACAAGACAGGACAAggaattgaacaaaacatggaGTACTTATACTAGAACTAAACAAGGGAACTAATCAGTACATTAATAGAACACAGGTGGAAACGAATTAACTAATTAACTGACAGACAGAAACTAGGTCACGGAAAACAAAGCAATGAAGACCGatacaaaaacacactgaaCATGTGACAGATTGCCCCCTTCcaggaaggcgcgtcctcgtgCCGTAAAGAGTCTATACTGAGGAGGGACGGCGGGGGCGCTGAACgtggaacaaaagaaaacagttcAGGGTAAACAAATTAGTCCATGGGGGAGTTTAGAAAGGGAGGAGCCAAAGGGAAGCCAGGAGCAGGAGGAGCCAGATGTTAAGCCAGAGGTCAGCCAGGACGAGGCCCCTGGGCCGCTGAGCCCACACGACACTGATGGTTCTGGAGACCGAGGTGGACGACGAGCATCTGAGGTAGAACCGGGGAACCAGAGGACAGAGGCTGAGCCGGTGGGACAGAGGACGAAGGCAGGTCGATGgctgaccaaggtggagccagagggatGAGGGAGCTCCGAGAAGCCATATGACCAAAGGTTTCcggtggagccgagggagggaggagccaaggcggAGCCGATGTGTCGACAGGTCAAGGTGGAGCAAAGGGCACGGAGGTTGAAGCAGAGACAAGGGATCCTCTGTGCTGGGTGGAGCTGGCTGCCTGAAGACACCGGGCAGATCCACATAGCATGTGAGAGATGCAGAGGGGCTGAAGGACATCAGTGGAGATGATGAGGAACTGGCTGACTTAagaggtgggagagggaggctgggtgggaaTTCTGGAGATACAGGGGGCACTGGAGAATCAGAAGACGCTGGAGATACAGGGGGTGCTGGAGATACAAGGAACTCTGGAGATACGGGGGTGCTGGAGATACAGGGGAACTGGGAGTAATTTCACCATAAAAAGTCTATTAAATCCTCCTCAAAAAATGTCCTTCAGTTCATTATATTATTTGCCAGAGTCCAACATAATCTTATCCACAGCGGTGGGGTTGTGGTTGGGGCTCTCCTCCCAGCCCTCTGTGGGATAGGGCTCCGGGGTGATGGCTCCTTCCGACCTCGTCCTTGGTTCGGGCTAGTCCATCACGGCACGCCGGTCTCCACGCTCTGCTGTGGGCTCTAGCAAAATCCCCGTCGGTTCACCAGCTGGTGGTGGATGGCTGAACTCTGGGTCACGGGCTGCAAGTGAAACTCCGTGCTGGAGCATCCAGCCCAAATATTCCAGCAACAGCCGTTGTTCAGGGAGTAGAAGGTGCAAAGCTGGTAAATCCATTGtccctttttattttaaaaatactcaATCTAAGGGTCCTGTTTTCTATCATGGTTGGTTGTGATATATAAAGCGCACAACGATAAAagaaatactttattataaaacaaaaaacacagggAACCAACCACTTTACATGAAGTAACATGGATGAGACAGGACAaggaactgaacaaaacaggaaGTACTTTTACTAGAACTAAACAAGGGAACTAATGAGTAAATTAATGGAACACAGCTAGAAacaaattaactaattaactgACAGACAGAAACTAGGTCACGGAAAACAAAGCAATAAAGacagacacaaaaacacactgaacATGTGACAAtagctttaattaaaatacaattaatattatgtaatgcATTTCTCCCTGCACTAATTGCACACAATGGGCTGGTACAGACATTGTGATTAAATGTAAAACGAAAATGCATCTTATACTGATCGGAAAAGCTGATTATGTTTtcatattgttgttgttattattattattattattattattgtattcaTGCATTGTGAATTCAGGCACATGACTGAACCACTGAGACCCATCTATGACTTTCATCTATACATGCAGATTGAGATCTGAGCACCATTTCTCAGTGTGTATAGTTTTAAGTGCATTCTGGTCAAACTTGACACGCAAGTTGCTACATGatcttaataaaatgaaatcaaacaTAAAggcacattttgttttgtataggAACTGTAACTTAATCATTCAGGCACATTAACATGATCAATTTAACATTATGCATAAGATATGACAAAATGGCTTTGCAAAGCACTGATTAAAAATTCATATacagattaaaaaaacacatgatGTACAGAAAAGCGTTATGATAATGACATGAAAATATAAAGACTGTAAACAATTTTGTAAGGAGTAAGTGAGAATCTTACTGTAAATGTCTTCATTTACAGTAAGATACTTAGATTTACAAACAAGATCCATAATAGACCATTTCAAGATCATTTGgcacatgaaaacataaaaataaaaaaatatttatttacaagttaactaatttaaaacaaaaagccTCTTTAAGAAAGCCTAGAGTTAGGTTAGCAGGTTGGTGATGTTCAGTTGTTGAGTTGTATGCAGTAAGAAAACAGGTCCTTCAGTTCTGTGTCGGCCCATTTGAAGCGTCCACTGGAGTGTTTGACTTCGGAGGTGTAAGCTTCATCATGTTAAAGAAGGTGACGACCTGACCAGGAACCTCCGCCAGAACACACTTAGCGAGCTCCTCTTTAGGAgactacagagagagagaggagaaaacGTTAGACATCGTATTTTTCACTATGAGCAGCAGAATGAGGTCGGAGATGGCGAGAGCTACATATAGTAAGTTACAAGACAAGACAGACAACATAAACCTTATGCTGAAGTCATGTCATGTTGGAATTAATCTGATTGTGATCTACTGACTAACCACAACTACATTTCTGTCATaactctcagagtgtttggcatggtaatgcatattacaatgttgatatgtttggtcttggtggtATTGATCTACTATGGGGGTTGATCTACTATACTGAGGGTTTCTgaaaactgctacagcaaacgctgaccaagtatttgaaggttgagcagcgagcttattggctactgatacagcaggaaccaatcagctgtgccctatagagaattaTTGAGTTCCATCATCATaatatatccatccatcataaatgtgtactccacacggctccgggggttaataaaggccttctaaagtgaagcgatgtgtttgtttaaaaaaaaaaaaaaaaaaaaatccatatttatcaagttatgaagtaaaatttctagcttccgccagaccaccttccgtattga from Ctenopharyngodon idella isolate HZGC_01 chromosome 23, HZGC01, whole genome shotgun sequence carries:
- the cngb3.1 gene encoding LOW QUALITY PROTEIN: cyclic nucleotide-gated cation channel beta-3 (The sequence of the model RefSeq protein was modified relative to this genomic sequence to represent the inferred CDS: inserted 1 base in 1 codon) — protein: MFSTLKMLFWPRTAVAAAQSPGPPTPAPPPAPASASTPAPAPPTKEEKSDAKKDEERKDDKKEEEKPAAPAPAPAPAPAPALAPAPAPEAPKTEAKSADPANPGDGAPPPPPPPIVINRYSDDQLRDIVKKLRERTELFKEKVVDPYASSPEHSPPVTPVYRKEDWNRKQEAERIKREEAEQKKKEDDAKKAAAKKEKEEKEKKEKEEKLKAEKEKADKEAAEAICPKIECTCIDTLLKPLEDKMDTYLGTTIDPFTDRQYIKWLSVVTLAFNYNVWLATARLCFPYHTPVAIPFWIFFDILADLVNIIDITMFQPRLQFVKAGDIIKDRVMTKQNYRESARFQMDLISIIPFDLLCFQFGFTSIFRINRFIRYQLFFEFSDRLESIMTKAYIWRVGRTTGYLLFCLHINSCLYYVASEYEGLGSTRWTYDGKGNAYLRCYYFATRTLITIGGLPEPHTLFEICFQLVNFFTGVFVFSSLIGQMRDVIGAATAGQTYFRASMDSCVAYMNTYTIPKLVQNRVRTWYNYTWDSQGMLDESELLEQMPLVMRTAIAVDVNLATFQKIDLFKGCDNQMLVDMLLRLKSIVYLPGDFVCKKGDIGREMYVIKXGEVQVIGGPDNKIVFVTLKAGCVFGEISLLQSAKDGGNRRTANVAAHGFANLFVLDKKDLNDILVHYPESQKVLAKKGRKLMKAKGKTAPVKDEGERKKGLAMFGQKPPTPKMLRAFGGFGKGGLLEKLRAQAAAEKK